From Tachysurus fulvidraco isolate hzauxx_2018 chromosome 6, HZAU_PFXX_2.0, whole genome shotgun sequence:
GGTGAACTTGTGAACTTATGTGTCTATAACAAACAACACAAGCTGATGCATGTGTCACACCATGCTGCAAGTGCAGTCACACTTTTAGCGGCCTTCAATGTGAACAGATTTCACTTCTTCACCCTTTCACCTCTCACTGGCTCTATTCTCTATTCTAATCTCACCGCTTTCTAAAGCCGTATCATGGCAGGGCCACAAACAGTTAGTTAGCATGTAAGTAGGTTCAAGTCCCAAACGACACTCTCACAAAGGAAGCCAAGCAGAGCAGTGCAGCACAAAACAGCAAACAGGGTCAGgtaaaaaaaggacagaaaagatacagagacagagtcaGTGAAAGCTATAGGAAGAGAGATAAAGTTCTGCTTATTCTGAGGGACATTGTGAGGCACGAAAGGGCCGTGTGTGTATACCTTCAGGTCCCTCCTTTCCAGATGCAGGAGCTCGGAGCCGCGGATGTCATGGCGGATGAAGGTGTCTTTGTATTCCCCCAAGCTGAGCTGCTCCAGCCAGGTGCCCACCTCCTCAGTGCCCCACCTCTGAACTACACAAGTCAAGAGCAACAAGGCCCCTTCAGTCTCCAAGCCCCGTACAGGCCGCAAAGGACATGAGCAAATGGAGTCAGGGGGCcgaggaaaaacaaaataaaacaacaacaacaaccacaaaggagggaaggaatcaaaaaacagaaagagaagacaCAGAAAGGAGTGGCGGTAGCAGCTGGCAAAAAGAGGGTTAAACAGGTTTTGGTTTGGTACGAAATCTCTGGTCACTGGCACACACCCAAAGGGTAATTTCTGGCATGCAGGTTATCAGAGTGGGACATTCATCACTGCATTCAGAGAAGACacgggagacagagagaaatagagagaaagacagagagtaagaagagagagagatagagagagagagcagggaggACGGGAGGTTTAAGCCTGTGCACCCTGTTGATCTATGTCTGGACCCTGAACCATGGTATCAACTGTCATCCAGCCATACTGTACACTTGCTCATCCACAGGCAAAAAGCCATGCGTCAGAGATACATTATTAAGCTTATATGCTGACATCATCCAGAACACTACTGAAACACCAGGGCAATTTCTGTTACTTATACGCACTGATTTGTAATAGTGACACAAATGTTATATAAAGCATATAATCGTTTAAAagacttatttatatattttatataattataactcGCTACTCAGTTGCACTTTATACTTTTCAAGAGTCCAGTGGTTTCAACCTTTATCTGCTGGAAACATGAATTTTAATTTGAGTATGCTTGTTATGGTGAGTTAAGTCATAGTGGTTTGTGCCTGCTGTTCACGTGTGGACACatgagactgtatctgactcACAGGACAACATCATGTACAAAGGAAGTGCAGGATGCTCATGGATGGTTGGGTTGTATTGGGGATGTCACAGAACAGAGAACTCTTGATACAGATGCTACATGAAGATCTATGGCATCATACATGCCCCATAGCACCGTCGTGATGGATTTAAAAGATCAGACACGTAGTTATTTCACGCTGCACTATGGCTTTAGTGAGAAATCAGGATTGCCTTTCAGTATGGTTTTGGAATTACATATTCCCAATGGCAAGGTACTACGGAATTCCTCTGTAAACTGCAAAACAAACTCTGGCAACACTATGTTCCATACATAACATCTTCCAATGTCCAATGAATATCTTTGTCAGCACAGCCACGTGACTTACCTGACTGTGGGCTGGACTTTTTCAGTGCTTTCTCCTTCTTGAACTTTGGCACAATTCGGAACATGCCACTTCGACTGTTTCTCTTGCCATACTCCAGGGAGTGGTCCTACCACAAacataaaattcaaataaaaactcGTTCTCGGGCATGGTGGGCATAACGGAAATATTAGGTATACTTgagatgtgggatgtggtagcctagtgattaaggtgttgggctaccaatcagaaggttgtgagtttgattcctacatataccaagctgccactgctgggcccctgagcaatatctcagttgtataaaaatgagctaaaagtcgctctggataagtctgctaaatgctgtaaatgtaaatgagatgaGCATGTTGGTGTTCAAATAATGGAAACATCAATAAGGGAAATGTCGGTTATTGTTTGGTTTCATTATGTGCATGTAGGTGATTGCCATTTTGGTCACCTGCATGTTGTATACACTGCCACTGGACAAGTTGCTGATGTGTGTTGGCAATTGGCAGTTTAGTAATGGCTATTTTGGTGGCCTGTGTTTGTTATGTTGGTAATAATCACGCATAATGTCGCTGTTGGGCAGAAACctcgtatgtccaaattttgtcaatttcatattttttcacatatcgatgctattggtcagtccccatgtgggtctgttatttttacaatttataaaccaatctaaagtcttgaaaatagcttgagcgcaaatctcttaactccattggacactttaactgtccacctcttcttctcTCCGCGGGAGAGCTTCGAGGCATATCCTCAAGATcaagagtcgcaacgaatcaacacgtcttctgaggtaaatatcttcaaaacactgggctcaaagaaaaaaaatcttgacccccgctagttctggtgctcgtctgaggacaggaatttagcgcaagacaatccactgcaacacggactaaaccctgtgaattgcagataagatacagcgtttttttaatttcctgaaaaatagttttttgaatggttttggagatacaaggattccgcccgacagcgatgATAAGTTAATGACATGTGGGTGATAGGCATGTCTGGCATTATGGCCAGGTTTAACATTGATATTGCACTTTGGTGATGTACAAGCTGTACATATTAGTGATGGGAATGGCTGTGTTGAAGATTTGTTTTAGGTGATGGATATGCTGGTGTTGTGTATGTTAGCTGTGAGCATGTTGGTGATGTCCATGTGGGTGATAGGTGTGCTGGGATTACTGGTGATGAACATGTAGCTGTTGGGTATAATGGCAGTGGGTATGTTAATAATGGCCATGTTGGATATGTATATGTTGGATAAGTATGTTGGACAGCTGTGaataatagattttttaaatacacactcaTGTGTGCTGGGCTTACCTCCTCATCATTGGGTTGGAGAATGTGGTAAAGCCACAGGATCTCAGTCAGCTTGCCCAACTCCACCTCAACGCTCTGCAATGCACTGGACAATAACTCCTCTTCAGGAGGCTCCAGTTGCTGTACAGACACAATTACACAACATGAAATACGACATACCATGACAGACAGACTACATGaccaaacaaatgtaaaatttagCTTTCACATTTGCCTTACCAATGACACTCGTCCAACTAGAAGTGACTCAGTCTCATTGTGCAAGGCCTTCACTGTGCTGGTCACCTCAATAGCTGTGTTCCTGGTTAGACTCTAAAGGAAACATACACAGTAGATTATATCGCAACAAACCTTTAGGCAAAGCATGTGTGCATAAGATATATTGTGGCCAaaactgtgttgtgtgttgtgacaaTTGGTTTGATACAGTTCAACTGCAGTGTATTATGTTAGATTGCTATCTCACCTCAGGGAACTTGGGGTGAGTTTTATTGATGGCATGAGATGCAGCATTTACAGCATGAGCAAGCTCTTGTTCCAGGAGCCCATTTGTCTTGGCTGCCTCACAGATCCTGGTAATGAGCTCTTCAGCTGCACGGGCACACATCTGGACAAGTGCAGCTTCTTCCTCAGTGGCTAGATCTACAGAGTGCTGAGAGTacaggtgtggcctcagtggaGGCTTGTCATACTTCAACTTGTCCTCCCAGGACTTCAACGTGTTCTCAAATGCCTGtaggggaaaaacaaaacagaaagttCAACCGCAGGTGCAGCACTTGGATTGTGACCATTCTGCACCTGCACACTAACACTCACCCGATCTCTGGTCAGCATCTGTGCTCTATTCTTGTGTTGGATCTTAATAACTCCAGGAGGCTGGATCCAGGCTTCTCCATCCACTTGAATAGGCACACCTTCATCTCCTAGGATGGTAATCTTCACTGTGCGACACTGGGACAATGACAGGAATTTATCTTGTGAGTCGAGATCATGTGAGTATTTCACTACAACCTTGGggattaataaaaatgatatatgcaACATTTTATAAAGTAAAGTTCACCTGTGCAATACGGTGATGCTGGAGCTTGATCACTCTGGACACTGCCATTTGCATACTCCCAAACACAGCCACTACCTCCAAGATTTTATCATCGAATGATGGAGCACAGAATATCTAGATGGCAAAGAAAGAAGCAgagtgctgttgttttttttattcattccatcagtaattttacacaaaatacatgtcagaaaaataatcaatccTTTTTTTGGCTCACTTGCCAGAAATTAACCACTTTCAGAAATGGGGGTTCAGTTGAAAATTTCCGTATGCCATATAGAcaacctgtgtgtttgtatggcaacaaatacatttgtttatgcAACAAAGAATGCTGTGAAATTAACTATTGTGGATTGTTGTATGTTATGCAAACCTTGGCTAGTTAGGCAGAAATAGCTAAATGCATGAAGCCAGTTAAAGTTATAGTGGGTTTCTTCAGAATTGGACCTGCACAAGCAATTTACTTATAATCCATTCATTTTAGATCAAGGTGCATTGGAGAAGACAAAGATCACAAATCGGTCAATTTAGTCTTAGTGATAGAACTGTCCTTAGTAACAGGTAAAGGTAAGTAGGAGAGGATGCCTTCAGTGTGGGTTTGAGATCCAGGTCAATACTGCGCTGCCAACAACAATTCTTGTATATTCAGACCTTTTGGAAGGATCAAGTGGTCAGAACCTGCTGTAGTAGGACAGATATGTAATCACAGCTCCATGTGCATCCTTTCTGAATATTTGCATATGTCAGAAGATATCTATAAACAATATCAGTGCGGTTGCAGCACCAGACTGTTGCCAGAAGCATCAGTTTAAACCACAGTAGACAGGTCTGAATTGAGCAAAGACTGTTCTGTGCCAGACTTTATATCAACAAGTGTTTATTTGCTATAAAGATCTGCCaacaacagaaatataaaaacaggcTTGATTCTGTGTGCTAAAACTTATGGACAATGAAGCTCaagtctcttttttttgcttaagAACTGCTCGTAAGTATTTGGTCACGGTCAGCTTATATCTGACTTTAACAAATGCACATGTCAGCATTCAACACATCTTCTAACAATGTACACAAACCATTGTGTTGTAATTGTGCACCGGACCGGGTGTAGGTACAGAGACATGACATGCCACTAAATGGATCACAGAAAGATTGCTCGTCTTAGTGATATAAGCTGCTCATCTGTGTGTTGGGGATCACTTTGAAGGACAGCCTCAAATTAGGCTAACGAATGCTGCCTTTGTTTGGTGAGTCTCCCACTCAGAAGTTGCACACGAATGACCCCGCAAGTTGTAATTACGTTTCTGATCCGAATTTGATTCAAACTTTCGACTTTTCAGATTTTGCTCATTTTGCTAAATGCATCTAATTCTTTGCAGTGCCATTCTATTCATATTCTGCTCTACAGACACACTACAGGCATTTTTACGCTATGAAAATACGCTGCTTGTATTTGACCAAAATTCCATTATATTCAGCAACTGAGTAATATTGCTATGGCATCAAAAAGATATCTGTATGAATGAACCTCGCATTGTCCATGTTTCATGTTCTTTACTACAACAAGCATGTGAACACGACATACATGTAAATACCACTTCAGGTGTAAGAGGTAGGAAAAATTACAATGGCAAATGAAGCTCACGTTAGATCTACTGTACAGATACAAAAAAATCATTGGGAAAATCCACTGTGAATTTTCAAATTCCAAGATTTGACTTATGCCTGGGTCAAACTCCAAGATTTCTACAATACCAACAATGCCATGAACAACGATGTCAAATACAGCCATttccacacagagagaggatgATTATTATCTATACAGCAGATACAGGAAGAGGAGAGATCAAGGCTTATTAGGTACACATACATCATCCTCTTTGGTACCGCCCCAGAAATTGGTTCCTCCTGCGTAGCTGGGGATGTTCAGCACAGCAATGCCCTGAAGACTGGGGAGTGGGATGTACTGTCCATCACACTGTAaaaaccatcacacacacatacacacacaaaattttgttatttttttttaaagcggaAATGAACAACAAGCCATGGATGAATATTTCTTTCCTACTAATTAAGAACCAATGCACTGTGGAGAACATTCATAATGATTAGAAACCATTTGAGTCAGTAAATTAACTTATTAAGTCATAATAAGTATTTAATTGTGTATTAAAATGTAACGTTATTACTATTACTTTCTTCTCTAACCTCTAACTGCACTTTTTGCTCCAGGTTCTTGTAGGTTCTCTGCAGTAGCTCCTTAGTTCCCAAGACTCCGTACCACATCATATTTTTGGTGCGGCTCCTAACAAGGGGGAACGTGGGGATAgaacaattattaataatatcatATAGTAAGACATAATTATAGCCAGAGAGGAGATGTTCTGACCTGCATTTCTCAGGATGTTCTTCACGCTTGTTGTTAAACTCCAGTGAGATCTTTGCATCCAAGCCAATCCCAAAGTAATTGTTCATGACACACTTCTCCAGATACCCCTCTCTAcatgaattataaataaacataaatataaaaattgtgTATAAGCGATTGCATTTggtgaacttttgtataattgacaatgtgtgtgtgagtgagagagtgtgtgtgtgtgaatttgtgtacatgtgtgtgaatgagagagacagtgtgtgtgtgtgtgtgtgtgtgtgtgtgtgtgtgtgtgtgtgtgtgtgtgtgtgtgtgtgtgtgtacgtacatgtatatgtgtgtgtgtgtggggggggggaatTAAGAGGTGTGTCAGAAGATCTTACAATGAATCAGGGTCAGGGTCAATGAATGGTGTGGCTCCAAATGGATCAATGTTGGCAAGTAACATCTTGCTGATGATTGAGCTTCCAGCTATGGAGGCAGCAAGGCCTGCGCGCAAGCCTGAAATCCAGCAGATCAGAAAATGTCACTAGCAGAATTAAATACCTCAATACAAATCCATTTACCGTATTAGAgccttttaataaataatgaaacttTTCTCTCGTGGATCATAACTTAATGTCAGAGTAATCATACCTGGACAGATGATGCGAGTGTTGAGGACAGGCAGGTTCTCTTTACTTGTCGTAAAGGGAGGAATAGAGAAAGAGCCGCAAGACTGTGTACTGCGACTCACACGTCTCTCCGTAGGTGAACAGGGTGACTTCGCCGCTATAAGGCAAAGAAAGAAGGCACGTTAACATGGAGACGACACAGGAGAGACACAGAAGAATCTGTTCTCTATGATAGCCATTTTGCGATAAAAAGAAAATGCCAGATATATCAGTATTAATTCTACAGTAGGTTTGAGAACTACAATGGAGGACAGTATTGATGGGGTGCAGGGACTGGAAGCTACGTGGAGATGGGGTAACCTACAATCTCTATCGGTGTATAGAAGGCGTacctaataatattaattaagtaAATGAGTGTAACCTCATAAAGCAGGTGTACCTTATAAAGTGACCACTGACTGTAAGTGAATACATCTGAGAAAGAGTGAAGGTAAGATCATCAAGTTGGTAGCCACAAAAAGTTGAATGTATGCTTCATCACAATATGTTCCAGAATATGTTGTATGGTTTTTACATAATAGAATTTTTTTGAATAATGTCACCAACTTATGTAGCTTATCAGTAGCAGCTAATGACAATGTAAGGTTTTATGGAGCATTTTATCCAATCCTGGACAAATAGGACTGTCTAGCTCACAATCACATGGTCCTATAGAGACAAATATATTGCCTTGGAATCTATAATCTAAATGTTTAAGATTTAAATCTTTGAGCAAAGCAATCCATCAAAGCTTTTGgggaaaatgtaataaaaaaatattgcagaGCCAACAATAAACCATAATCcatacatattaaaaaaagacaaaaaaaaaaaaaaagagttatgTGAATACTGCAGGAATAAAGTTTCTctttaaggaaaaaaatgtatcttTAAGTAAGTTTTCTTGCTGTTCGTCacatatttctttctgttaatTTCGCATCACATACTGGAAGAGCTCATTTAGTATCTTGCATGTTCATACCTTGCCTACGCCACTAGAGGGCACCATCATCACACTTTCAGAAATCAAAGCCAATTTGTTTTCCAGACTTTTCTCTAAAATATACTGATAGTAAATGGCTTGTGTTTAACTACCCATTATGATACCACATGAAATCGTACACTCATTTGTTGTTGACTAAAGACTTTAAATTGCGTGAGTGCAGATTGAACTCACAGGGCAGACTTTCCAGCTCTTTAGTGTCCTCATCCTTCTCATTGTCCTTGTTTTCCTCCTCTGTGTTCCTTTTAATGTCAGTAGGAGACTGCAGTTCCTGTTCGTCTGTGTGAGCATTCTGTTCATCCACCACTATGGAGCAGAAACACGACTGACATCAATTTCAATATGAATATTTACACCAAATAAACTTCACAAATCCTAAATAGACAGATCCACTGTACAACAATGGTACAAATAAGGAAAATGCTAGTAAATCATTCATCAGAACATTGTAATCATCTTTGTCATTATTACTTTTCTCAGCCTGCTCGATGATCTGCCTGACAGCTTTTTTCAGGCTGTTTGCACGCAGCATGAGCTGCTCACGTGGCCGGAACAGCTTGTGTGGAGAGTCCTTCTCTGTTACGTTCTCCTCCATTTTCTCCTTCAGCTCCGTCAGAGACTCCTCACTGAgatcctcctcctccagctcctcttcctccagctCCTCTTCTACAATAGGAGGAGTGGTGAGAGAAGGAGGACTCATTGCCTGAGCCTCTGTGTTCAGGGCCTGAAGGAGTGAATCCAGCTTCTCATTCAGCACTGTACACTGCATAGAGAGTAGACATGAGTCAGTATACGGCTCTATTAAAAGCATTACTATTAAGATTTGGCACAAGCTTGAAATGACCGGTTCCTAATAAAGAGAATTGAATTCATATACACCTTCATGTATTCAACAGTTTCTAAGTCTAGAAAACATTATTGTAACAAAGTTTTGCCAGCATTGCTCACACAGTGTTACATTTTCACAAAAATGAACATCTTAAAAATGGTTTGTAGCTATATATACATAGTCAATTCTTTTTATTGGAGCGGATTTGGATCGATTTATAGCTAACTACTGTGTCATAGCTTGTTAGCCATCATGTTGCATGACAGTGTGGCAGGACTGGAGTCATGGCTGTGTGTTGCTTTGAAAATGCAGGATTTCAAATTTGTCCACAAAAATCAAGCTAAACCAATGTAGAAGAAGCAAGGTGCAGGAAAAACATACTTTCACAGCCATGCTTTCAGCttcctctgtgttctctgtgctcttTTCATAGGACTTCCCAACTCTGGCAACGAAGTCCTTCACTGTTTCACACAGGATCCTGACAGCAAGAGGAGAAGATAGTTCAGTTTTACTTCAATTCCACTagctgagtgtgtatgtgtgtgtttgtgtgtaaatataacaCTGGATGGGTTGACTTACTTTGCTGAGGATATGACCACAGAGTGCTGATCTGAGTTGAGGATCTTTGTGAGATGAGCAGCAACTGAATCCTCATAATCTGATATCTGAAACTACAGAGACATACCAACATTACAGGTAGGTCCCTCAAGACTCTCAGGGTTACTAACAcccaaaataaatcattttatattcaGATAAGATTTACTAAACATTTATGCCATTCAGCAAAGAGGGCTGCACtacagtgtatacagtacaaTCACTGTGCCCAAAAACAACATTCAAGTGTCAGCAAATAAACTGAgaatactaaaataatttatttccatttatttattgccCTGCACATTGCaatcttaaataaaaacatggcaTTGGGCAAATGAGATTGGATAGTGGATGTTGGGGTTGTCATTTACCTGGCAGTCCTCGGCCTCCTCAGGTGTGGCGGGACAGCTGTGTTTGCGAGGTATTTTAATCTCATACGTCATTATACTCCACCTGTGTAAAGCAGAAAGCAGGTGCATGCTACCACAAATAATGCAGGGGATGTCGAGGCAGCTGAGATTCTTGTACTGTATGCTTAAGTGACTTGCACTGCAAGAATTTCACCTGGATTTGCAACACAAAAGTCTATTAGAACATAACCCTGAATTGTttgaaaatgaatgtgtgtcAGAAAGAAACACTGCTGTCCCAACATGTGGACGTCATCCAGTCTTTAatagtttaaacacacacttgtatcgtcatttcaaccatacatagCTGACCCAGTACACTGATATTTATGCAAGGTTGCTAAAAGGCTTTGTcctattttacacttttacctGTACATCCAGTGCCTTCCTTTCCATTTTGtccttattttgtttaatatttatacaCCTGATTGATCATCATggaaaaaaagtcaaatgtgCCTCAGTTTACAGTGTAGCTACAAACAACAGAAATCTGTGACATACAGTAAAAACATGTCATGGTCTAAGGTACTGtgtactgggaaaaaatatggTATTCGATTAATCTAAGATCTTATTCGATAATCACAagataaatgattattttatatatttatacttcaAATATCTGAATATTTCCGACATTTCATTTAATCAGTTTTAATATCCTGAAAATATTAGAAGATGATAGGAAAGGACAACTGTGAAATCTTTAGGAAAGTGTTATGTCACTGTTATCTCACTGTTATCTCACTGTTATCTCAGTTTTTATGGCATTGGACTATTGATCAGAAGGGTTTGAGTTAAAATCCCAGggccactaagctgccactatGGGCCTTGAGCAGGGCCCTTAAtcctgctcagttgtataaaaaagagataaaatgtaaattgctCTTGATAAGGGTGTCAggcaaatgccataaatgttaatCTTATACAACAGTCTTGCAGCAAAAATGacatttcttccttttcccCCCCCTGTTTCTTCTGCTGATACATGTGAAACCAGCCAACCATATATTTCCCAACTGCTGCTCACGCTGCAGGGCAGCATAAAACACGTGGGTAAAATGGTGCCATTATATATACAGACTTATATCTATTCTGCTAAATTTCCTTCCAACAGAGCTTTAGACTGCTGTTGTGACCTATTATAATGCATCCACTGACagagactttaaagcacttttgtagactgttaagagcgtctgccaaatgcagtaaatgtaagtATGTAAATGGATGAACACCGTACTGTATCTGTCCTTCTCTGCATACATGATTGGCTCCTAGCTTTGTGACAGACAGAGCATATCATCCCTCCCTCCGAAATGGCAGcacaaaatgaattaaaattttcTGCCATATAGACTATAGAGTTATCAAGTAAATTTAACTGTGTATGTTCATCACAGATCACAGAATATAACTAAGGTATTTTGGGAGGTGTTCTAGGTTTgctgtttctaataaagtgagGTGTTTTTACCTATCCAGCATCTTGGTGCTGGCTCGCTCCAGTTTCTCCAGTATCTGAGGGAGCTGCGTGTCATCGTCACACGACGGCCCCCAGCCGAGCACACGGGCCAGATCGTTTCCCGTGCCTAGAGGCAACACACCCAGCTGGCACTGGcaacaaaaaagtaaacatcTTCAGTTAGCTTGTTCACACAACCCTTTTCACCCATCGATTACTCTAAGTGCAGACACATACCTGTTTGTGAAGACTGAGTTTATCAATTTCGGATAGGACCCAACCGACACTTCCGTCTCCGCCACATACAAGGATTCGGAAGTTATCAAATTTCTGAAATAAGCGTAGGCTGAAAAACATCATAACACTGATGTTCACAACTTAATGGTTTGTATAATCATATAAAAACAACTGATAAAATGACATATCTTGCTGTGTATATTCCCAGGTTTCAGCATGACTTACCCTAAATGAGGTCCACCATTGATTAGGTCGAAGACCTGAGCAGGGTTGAGTAGCTGTTTGAAGCGGCGCAGAAA
This genomic window contains:
- the dgkh gene encoding diacylglycerol kinase eta isoform X2, whose product is MTAKRAAVEPLCGSPWLVDRKGAAARAHRGSAVTPQEPRGAAATQHISAGSGAAGGSGAGDESSDSEGEQEGPQKLIRKVSTSGQIRSKTSVKEGLLLKQTSSFQRWKKRYFKLRGRTLYYAKDAKTGGVLARWQYRVSRSRVCWRVLSVCWSGARRPPPALGASGSESLIFDEVDLSDASVAESSTKNVNNSFTVITPFRRLILCAENRKEMEDWISSLKSVQSREHYETAQFNVEHFSGMHNWYACSHARPTFCNVCRDSLSGVTSHGLSCEVCKFKAHKRCAVRATNNCKWTTLASIGRDIIEDEDGIAMPHQWLEGNLPVSAKCAVCDKTCGSVLRLQDWRCLWCKAMVHTACMDLYPRKCPLGQCKVSIIPPTALNSIDSDGFWKATCPPSCASPLLVFVNSKSGDNQGVKFLRRFKQLLNPAQVFDLINGGPHLGLRLFQKFDNFRILVCGGDGSVGWVLSEIDKLSLHKQCQLGVLPLGTGNDLARVLGWGPSCDDDTQLPQILEKLERASTKMLDRWSIMTYEIKIPRKHSCPATPEEAEDCQFQISDYEDSVAAHLTKILNSDQHSVVISSAKILCETVKDFVARVGKSYEKSTENTEEAESMAVKCTVLNEKLDSLLQALNTEAQAMSPPSLTTPPIVEEELEEEELEEEDLSEESLTELKEKMEENVTEKDSPHKLFRPREQLMLRANSLKKAVRQIIEQAEKMVDEQNAHTDEQELQSPTDIKRNTEEENKDNEKDEDTKELESLPSAKSPCSPTERRVSRSTQSCGSFSIPPFTTSKENLPVLNTRIICPGLRAGLAASIAGSSIISKMLLANIDPFGATPFIDPDPDSLEGYLEKCVMNNYFGIGLDAKISLEFNNKREEHPEKCRSRTKNMMWYGVLGTKELLQRTYKNLEQKVQLECDGQYIPLPSLQGIAVLNIPSYAGGTNFWGGTKEDDIFCAPSFDDKILEVVAVFGSMQMAVSRVIKLQHHRIAQCRTVKITILGDEGVPIQVDGEAWIQPPGVIKIQHKNRAQMLTRDRAFENTLKSWEDKLKYDKPPLRPHLYSQHSVDLATEEEAALVQMCARAAEELITRICEAAKTNGLLEQELAHAVNAASHAINKTHPKFPESLTRNTAIEVTSTVKALHNETESLLVGRVSLQLEPPEEELLSSALQSVEVELGKLTEILWLYHILQPNDEEDHSLEYGKRNSRSGMFRIVPKFKKEKALKKSSPQSVQRWGTEEVGTWLEQLSLGEYKDTFIRHDIRGSELLHLERRDLKDLGISKVGHMKRILQGTKELAKSAMVDL
- the dgkh gene encoding diacylglycerol kinase eta isoform X3; the protein is MDDEHQYTRSPAWEELEPRGAAATQHISAGSGAAGGSGAGDESSDSEGEQEGPQKLIRKVSTSGQIRSKTSVKEGLLLKQTSSFQRWKKRYFKLRGRTLYYAKDAKTGGVLARWQYRVSRSRVCWRVLSVCWSGARRPPPALGASGSEEGLVVIRSLIFDEVDLSDASVAESSTKNVNNSFTVITPFRRLILCAENRKEMEDWISSLKSVQSREHYETAQFNVEHFSGMHNWYACSHARPTFCNVCRDSLSGVTSHGLSCEVCKFKAHKRCAVRATNNCKWTTLASIGRDIIEDEDGIAMPHQWLEGNLPVSAKCAVCDKTCGSVLRLQDWRCLWCKAMVHTACMDLYPRKCPLGQCKVSIIPPTALNSIDSDGFWKATCPPSCASPLLVFVNSKSGDNQGVKFLRRFKQLLNPAQVFDLINGGPHLGLRLFQKFDNFRILVCGGDGSVGWVLSEIDKLSLHKQCQLGVLPLGTGNDLARVLGWGPSCDDDTQLPQILEKLERASTKMLDRWSIMTYEIKIPRKHSCPATPEEAEDCQFQISDYEDSVAAHLTKILNSDQHSVVISSAKILCETVKDFVARVGKSYEKSTENTEEAESMAVKCTVLNEKLDSLLQALNTEAQAMSPPSLTTPPIVEEELEEEELEEEDLSEESLTELKEKMEENVTEKDSPHKLFRPREQLMLRANSLKKAVRQIIEQAEKMVDEQNAHTDEQELQSPTDIKRNTEEENKDNEKDEDTKELESLPSAKSPCSPTERRVSRSTQSCGSFSIPPFTTSKENLPVLNTRIICPGLRAGLAASIAGSSIISKMLLANIDPFGATPFIDPDPDSLEGYLEKCVMNNYFGIGLDAKISLEFNNKREEHPEKCRSRTKNMMWYGVLGTKELLQRTYKNLEQKVQLECDGQYIPLPSLQGIAVLNIPSYAGGTNFWGGTKEDDIFCAPSFDDKILEVVAVFGSMQMAVSRVIKLQHHRIAQCRTVKITILGDEGVPIQVDGEAWIQPPGVIKIQHKNRAQMLTRDRAFENTLKSWEDKLKYDKPPLRPHLYSQHSVDLATEEEAALVQMCARAAEELITRICEAAKTNGLLEQELAHAVNAASHAINKTHPKFPESLTRNTAIEVTSTVKALHNETESLLVGRVSLQLEPPEEELLSSALQSVEVELGKLTEILWLYHILQPNDEEDHSLEYGKRNSRSGMFRIVPKFKKEKALKKSSPQSVQRWGTEEVGTWLEQLSLGEYKDTFIRHDIRGSELLHLERRDLKDLGISKVGHMKRILQGTKELAKSAMVDL